In Janthinobacterium rivuli, a single genomic region encodes these proteins:
- the mpl gene encoding UDP-N-acetylmuramate:L-alanyl-gamma-D-glutamyl-meso-diaminopimelate ligase, translating into MGGLAVLAKEAGHKVTGCDANVYPPMSTQLESQGIELIQGFDPEQTKLNPDLYVIGNVVSRGNPLVEEILNRSLPYVSGPQWIGEHILRNRWVLAVAGTHGKTTTSAMLAWILEDAGYAPGFLIGGVPMNFGISARLSGKIDGKSAESDFFVIEADEYDTAFFDKRSKFVHYHAKTAIMNNLEYDHADIFPDLHAIETQFHHLVRTVPGIGRLVFNGDEASLQRVLARGCWSEKESFGQDANWQLQEQADGSFDVFFNGKQEGHVAWALTGKHNRSNALAAIAAARHVGVPIAQACASLASFESVKRRMEVRGVVNAITVYDDFAHHPTAIATTVGGLRQKIGGSGRILAVLEPRSNTMKLGAMKDALPGSLKDADLVFGFGSHAALGWSLGDALAPLGKIASAYEDIDTLVAAVAASARPGDQIVVMSNGGFGGVHQKLLEALGR; encoded by the coding sequence ATGGGCGGCCTGGCTGTCCTGGCCAAGGAAGCCGGCCATAAAGTCACCGGTTGCGATGCCAACGTGTATCCGCCGATGAGCACCCAGCTGGAATCGCAGGGAATCGAACTGATCCAGGGCTTTGATCCGGAACAAACCAAGCTGAACCCGGATTTGTATGTGATTGGCAATGTGGTCTCGCGCGGCAACCCGCTGGTGGAAGAAATCCTCAACCGCAGCTTGCCATACGTGTCCGGCCCGCAGTGGATCGGCGAACACATCTTGCGCAATCGGTGGGTACTGGCCGTGGCCGGCACGCATGGCAAGACGACAACATCAGCCATGCTGGCCTGGATACTCGAAGACGCGGGCTACGCGCCGGGCTTCCTGATCGGCGGCGTGCCGATGAACTTTGGCATTTCCGCCCGCCTCAGCGGCAAGATCGACGGCAAGAGCGCCGAGTCGGACTTCTTCGTCATCGAAGCCGATGAATACGACACGGCCTTCTTCGACAAGCGCAGCAAGTTCGTGCATTACCACGCGAAGACGGCCATCATGAATAACCTGGAATATGATCACGCCGACATCTTCCCCGATCTGCACGCGATCGAGACGCAATTCCACCATCTGGTGCGCACGGTGCCCGGCATCGGCCGTCTCGTCTTCAACGGCGACGAAGCATCGCTGCAGCGCGTACTGGCGCGCGGTTGCTGGAGTGAAAAGGAAAGTTTTGGTCAAGATGCTAACTGGCAACTGCAAGAGCAGGCCGATGGCAGCTTCGACGTGTTCTTCAATGGCAAGCAGGAAGGCCACGTGGCGTGGGCGCTGACGGGCAAGCACAACCGCAGCAATGCGCTGGCGGCCATCGCCGCCGCGCGCCACGTGGGCGTGCCGATTGCCCAGGCGTGCGCTTCGCTGGCCAGCTTCGAGAGCGTCAAGCGCCGCATGGAAGTGCGCGGCGTGGTCAACGCCATCACCGTGTACGACGATTTCGCCCACCACCCGACGGCCATTGCCACCACCGTGGGCGGCCTGCGCCAGAAGATAGGCGGCAGCGGCCGCATCCTGGCCGTGCTGGAACCGCGTTCGAACACCATGAAGCTGGGCGCCATGAAAGATGCGCTGCCGGGCAGCCTCAAGGATGCCGACCTGGTCTTCGGTTTCGGCAGCCATGCCGCGCTGGGCTGGAGCCTGGGCGACGCGCTGGCGCCGCTGGGCAAGATTGCCAGCGCCTACGAAGACATCGACACCCTGGTGGCGGCCGTGGCTGCCAGCGCCCGTCCCGGCGACCAGATCGTGGTCATGAGCAACGGCGGCTTTGGCGGCGTGCACCAGAAATTGCTGGAGGCCCTGGGCCGATGA
- a CDS encoding TlpA family protein disulfide reductase, whose protein sequence is MTKKNWIACAIVALMFAGMGAYVGLSKEKAKEAGPQTSTIAPGATGPVNELYALSLPDAAGATQALSQWKGKNLLVNFWAPWCPPCVEEMPELSEVQGHYAGKNLQVIGIGIDSASNIATFASKVKIAYPVYVSGMSGTDLSRHFGNATGGLPFTVLIGADGEVKKTYLGRLKFDQLRADLDKL, encoded by the coding sequence ATGACAAAAAAGAATTGGATCGCCTGCGCCATCGTGGCGCTGATGTTTGCCGGCATGGGCGCTTACGTCGGTTTGAGCAAGGAAAAAGCGAAGGAAGCGGGACCGCAGACGAGCACCATCGCACCAGGCGCGACCGGCCCCGTCAACGAGCTGTATGCGCTGTCCCTGCCGGACGCGGCGGGCGCCACGCAAGCCTTGTCGCAATGGAAAGGCAAGAATTTGCTGGTCAATTTCTGGGCGCCGTGGTGCCCGCCGTGCGTTGAAGAAATGCCGGAGTTATCCGAAGTGCAAGGCCACTATGCGGGGAAAAACCTGCAGGTGATCGGTATCGGCATCGATTCGGCCAGCAATATTGCCACTTTTGCCAGCAAGGTCAAGATCGCCTATCCCGTGTATGTGTCCGGCATGAGCGGTACCGACCTGTCGCGTCATTTTGGCAATGCCACGGGCGGTTTGCCCTTTACGGTGCTGATCGGCGCCGATGGCGAAGTCAAAAAGACCTATCTGGGCCGCTTGAAATTTGATCAGTTGCGCGCCGATCTGGATAAATTGTAA
- the aroQ gene encoding type II 3-dehydroquinate dehydratase, whose product MAKNLLLLNGPNLNLLGTREPEVYGASTLADIEQAAMAQAMAAGADLVCFQSNHEGALIDRIHAARAEGIDAIVINPGGLTHTSVALRDALAGVAIPFVEVHISNIYQRETFRHHSFLSAIAQGTICGLGIDGYRFAIDFALKKR is encoded by the coding sequence ATGGCAAAAAACCTCCTTCTGCTCAACGGTCCCAACCTGAATTTGCTGGGAACGCGCGAGCCTGAGGTCTACGGCGCCAGCACCTTGGCCGATATCGAGCAGGCAGCAATGGCGCAAGCCATGGCGGCCGGCGCCGACCTGGTCTGCTTTCAAAGCAACCATGAAGGCGCGCTGATCGACCGCATCCATGCCGCGCGAGCGGAAGGGATCGATGCCATCGTCATCAATCCGGGCGGCCTGACCCATACCAGCGTTGCCTTGCGCGATGCGCTGGCCGGGGTCGCCATCCCGTTCGTGGAAGTCCATATCTCGAATATTTATCAACGCGAAACGTTTCGACATCACTCATTTCTCAGCGCGATCGCGCAGGGGACGATCTGCGGCCTGGGTATCGATGGATATCGGTTTGCCATCGACTTTGCGCTTAAAAAACGTTAA
- the accB gene encoding acetyl-CoA carboxylase biotin carboxyl carrier protein — protein sequence MDLRKLKTLIDLVAESDIAELEVTEGESKVRIVKSSAMPQNQMVMMQPQGMQAQYQPAAPAAAPAAAAAVVVAAEPTGYVVKSPMVGTFYRSSAPGTAAYVEVGSAVKEGDTLCIIEAMKLLNEIDSDKAGVVTQILVENGQPVEFGQPLFVIG from the coding sequence ATGGATCTACGAAAACTCAAGACCTTGATCGACCTGGTCGCCGAATCGGATATCGCAGAGCTGGAAGTTACCGAAGGCGAAAGCAAGGTTCGCATCGTCAAATCGTCGGCCATGCCGCAAAACCAGATGGTCATGATGCAGCCGCAAGGCATGCAAGCCCAGTACCAGCCAGCCGCGCCAGCCGCCGCCCCCGCTGCGGCAGCCGCCGTCGTGGTCGCCGCCGAGCCAACGGGCTATGTGGTCAAGTCGCCGATGGTCGGTACCTTCTACCGTTCCTCCGCTCCTGGCACCGCCGCCTATGTTGAAGTGGGCTCGGCCGTCAAGGAAGGTGATACCCTGTGCATCATCGAAGCGATGAAGCTCCTGAATGAAATCGACTCCGATAAAGCCGGTGTCGTGACCCAGATTCTGGTCGAAAACGGCCAACCGGTCGAATTCGGTCAACCCTTGTTTGTGATCGGCTAA
- the accC gene encoding acetyl-CoA carboxylase biotin carboxylase subunit: MFEKILIANRGEIALRIQRACREMGIKTVVVHSEADKDAKYVKLADESVCIGPAQSSLSYLNMPAIISAAEVTDAQAIHPGYGFLSENADFAERVEKSGFVFIGPRSESIRLMGDKVSAKQTMIKAGVPCVPGSEGALPDDPKAIVQIARKIGYPVIIKAAGGGGGRGMRVVHTEAALINAVAMTKTEAGTAFGNPEVYMEKYLENPRHVEIQILADEHKNAVWLGERDCSMQRRHQKVIEEAPAPGIPRKLIEKIGDRCAEACRKIGYRGAGTFEFLYENGEFYFIEMNTRVQVEHPVTEMITGIDIVQEQIRIAAGEKLRFRQRDVLLSGHAIECRINAEDPFKFTPSPGKIVSWHAPGGPGIRVDSHAYAGYYVPPHYDSMIGKVIAYGATREQAIRRMQIALSEMVVEGINTNIALHRELMIDARFIEGGTNIHYLEQKLADMPDLGKNLNGGSPSIAKKSEIKAGA, translated from the coding sequence ATGTTTGAAAAAATCCTGATTGCCAACCGTGGTGAAATTGCCCTCCGTATTCAGCGCGCCTGCCGCGAAATGGGCATTAAAACGGTTGTAGTCCACTCCGAAGCCGACAAGGACGCGAAATACGTCAAGCTGGCCGACGAATCCGTTTGTATCGGCCCGGCACAGTCGTCCCTGAGCTACCTGAACATGCCCGCCATCATCAGCGCCGCTGAAGTAACGGATGCGCAAGCGATTCACCCAGGCTATGGCTTCCTGTCGGAAAATGCCGACTTTGCCGAACGCGTCGAGAAATCGGGCTTCGTCTTCATCGGCCCCCGCTCCGAATCGATCCGTTTGATGGGCGACAAAGTGTCGGCCAAGCAAACCATGATCAAGGCTGGCGTACCGTGCGTACCCGGCTCGGAAGGCGCGTTGCCGGACGATCCGAAAGCGATCGTGCAAATTGCCCGCAAGATCGGCTACCCGGTCATCATCAAGGCCGCCGGTGGCGGTGGCGGACGCGGCATGCGCGTGGTGCACACGGAAGCAGCCCTGATCAACGCCGTGGCGATGACCAAGACGGAAGCCGGCACGGCTTTCGGCAACCCTGAAGTGTATATGGAGAAGTACCTGGAAAATCCACGCCACGTGGAAATCCAGATCCTCGCCGACGAACACAAGAACGCCGTCTGGCTGGGCGAGCGCGACTGCTCCATGCAGCGCCGCCACCAGAAAGTGATCGAAGAAGCACCAGCGCCGGGCATCCCGCGCAAACTGATCGAGAAAATTGGCGACCGTTGCGCCGAAGCTTGCCGCAAGATCGGCTACCGCGGCGCCGGCACGTTTGAATTCCTGTACGAAAACGGCGAGTTCTATTTCATTGAAATGAATACCCGCGTGCAAGTGGAGCATCCCGTCACCGAGATGATCACCGGCATTGACATCGTGCAAGAGCAGATCCGCATCGCCGCCGGCGAAAAACTGCGTTTCCGCCAGCGCGACGTCTTGCTGTCGGGCCACGCCATCGAGTGCCGCATCAACGCCGAAGATCCGTTCAAGTTCACGCCATCGCCAGGCAAGATCGTGTCGTGGCATGCACCGGGCGGCCCTGGCATCCGCGTCGATTCGCACGCCTACGCCGGCTACTACGTGCCGCCGCACTACGACTCGATGATCGGCAAAGTGATCGCTTACGGCGCCACGCGCGAGCAAGCGATCCGCCGCATGCAGATCGCCCTGTCCGAAATGGTCGTCGAAGGCATCAACACGAATATCGCCCTGCACCGCGAACTGATGATCGACGCGCGCTTCATCGAAGGCGGCACCAACATTCACTATCTGGAACAGAAGCTGGCCGACATGCCGGACCTGGGCAAGAACCTGAATGGCGGCAGCCCCAGCATTGCCAAGAAATCCGAAATCAAGGCGGGCGCATGA
- the prmA gene encoding 50S ribosomal protein L11 methyltransferase, whose translation MSWTEIVIEIARDNAEAMSDALMEAGALSVSVEDADEGTDAEQPLFGEPGMEPKEAAWERSRVVALTDVDADQAAIVAAAAQAVGMAEVPAFTMRPVEEQDWVRLTQSQFAPIHIGKNIWVVPSWHEAPDPDGLILELDPGLAFGTGSHPTTRLCMEWLEANPAPGKTVLDYGCGSGILAMVAKKLGAQTVAGVDIDPQAIESARDNAERNQCDIEYFLPDTFATSAHATAKFDIVVANILSSPLKLMAPMLSGRVADGGALILSGVLARQAEEVAAAYAPFIQLGVWAEQDGWVALHGRLGSTQAPAPRAEGA comes from the coding sequence ATGAGCTGGACGGAAATCGTCATCGAAATCGCCCGTGACAACGCCGAGGCCATGTCCGACGCGTTGATGGAAGCGGGCGCCCTGTCGGTGTCGGTGGAAGACGCCGATGAAGGCACGGATGCCGAGCAGCCCCTGTTTGGCGAACCCGGCATGGAACCGAAGGAAGCGGCGTGGGAACGCAGCCGCGTGGTGGCGCTGACCGACGTCGACGCCGACCAGGCCGCCATCGTGGCCGCCGCCGCCCAGGCGGTCGGCATGGCGGAAGTGCCCGCCTTCACCATGCGTCCCGTGGAAGAGCAGGACTGGGTGCGCCTGACGCAGTCGCAATTCGCGCCGATTCACATCGGCAAGAATATCTGGGTTGTGCCCAGCTGGCACGAGGCACCGGATCCTGACGGCCTGATCCTGGAACTGGACCCTGGCCTGGCCTTCGGCACGGGCAGCCATCCGACCACGCGTCTGTGCATGGAATGGCTGGAAGCGAACCCCGCTCCAGGCAAGACCGTGCTCGACTACGGTTGCGGCTCCGGCATCCTGGCCATGGTGGCCAAGAAACTCGGTGCGCAAACGGTGGCCGGCGTCGACATCGACCCGCAAGCGATCGAATCGGCGCGCGACAATGCCGAACGCAACCAGTGCGACATCGAATATTTCTTGCCAGACACGTTTGCCACCTCGGCACACGCCACGGCCAAGTTTGACATCGTCGTCGCCAACATCCTGTCAAGCCCATTGAAGCTGATGGCGCCGATGCTGTCCGGCCGTGTCGCCGATGGCGGCGCGCTGATCCTGTCCGGCGTGCTGGCACGCCAGGCGGAAGAAGTGGCCGCTGCCTACGCCCCGTTCATCCAACTGGGTGTGTGGGCCGAGCAAGACGGCTGGGTGGCCCTGCATGGCCGCCTGGGCAGCACGCAAGCGCCTGCGCCCCGCGCGGAAGGTGCATAA
- a CDS encoding DUF3426 domain-containing protein, protein MALATKCPHCNTIFRVAADQLKLRGGIVRCGTCREVFDGNAALVDPAAASPFLTSAPGTAAPLPTDYPLDASLPSATDDEPIYSLDFDTSFDPFGILPETAQLKDDEDDGEHIELDLDVILPEEAPAAAPLDIPLDIPEPDATPVKAPEALPEPPLPQPMAPFKRRQVDDAPAFATYLRDSRHEPNLETGAAPALPAAEKVSLDKPTPTRREPTLADHSFTPLPAAPVAPEPAEEQDEPVQPPADDEPAFVTLGRRREQSGKALRVAMGAGSVVLLLLLFLQVMTTFRNPLAAQFPQWKPTLVTLCKLSGCQVDLPAQIEALAIEQGELQTIKEHTFSYVSLLRNQSRSVQAWPSIELILNDANDKPVLRRVIAPRDYLPATIDVSKGFAPRSEQTIKLYFALDQLTASGYHIAIFYP, encoded by the coding sequence ATGGCCCTCGCCACCAAATGCCCCCATTGCAACACGATATTTCGGGTCGCTGCTGACCAGTTGAAGTTACGTGGGGGCATCGTGCGCTGTGGCACGTGCAGGGAAGTGTTTGACGGCAATGCCGCGCTGGTCGATCCAGCCGCGGCATCGCCGTTTTTAACCTCCGCCCCCGGCACTGCCGCCCCGCTGCCGACCGATTATCCGCTTGACGCCAGCCTGCCGTCCGCCACGGACGACGAACCCATTTATTCCCTCGACTTCGACACCTCGTTCGACCCGTTCGGCATCTTGCCGGAAACGGCGCAGCTCAAGGACGATGAAGACGATGGCGAGCACATCGAGCTGGATCTCGACGTGATCCTGCCCGAAGAGGCGCCTGCCGCCGCACCACTCGACATACCGCTCGACATACCTGAACCTGATGCAACACCGGTAAAAGCACCGGAAGCACTGCCCGAACCACCGTTGCCCCAGCCGATGGCGCCCTTCAAGCGCCGCCAGGTCGATGACGCGCCCGCCTTCGCCACGTATCTGCGCGACAGCCGCCACGAACCGAACCTGGAAACTGGCGCCGCACCGGCGCTGCCCGCGGCCGAGAAAGTCAGCCTGGACAAGCCCACGCCCACGCGCCGTGAGCCGACGCTGGCCGACCATTCCTTTACGCCGCTGCCCGCCGCCCCCGTTGCGCCGGAGCCAGCCGAAGAGCAGGACGAACCCGTCCAGCCGCCAGCCGACGACGAGCCTGCCTTTGTGACCCTGGGCCGGCGCCGCGAACAGAGCGGCAAGGCCTTGCGCGTCGCCATGGGCGCCGGCTCCGTGGTACTGCTGCTTTTGTTGTTCCTGCAAGTAATGACCACCTTCCGCAATCCGCTGGCGGCGCAGTTTCCGCAGTGGAAGCCGACCCTGGTCACGCTGTGCAAGCTCAGTGGCTGCCAGGTCGACTTGCCGGCGCAGATCGAGGCACTGGCCATCGAACAAGGCGAATTGCAGACCATCAAGGAGCACACCTTTTCCTATGTCTCGCTGCTGCGCAACCAGAGCCGCAGCGTGCAAGCCTGGCCCAGCATCGAACTGATCCTCAACGACGCCAACGACAAGCCCGTCTTGCGCCGCGTCATCGCGCCGCGCGACTACCTGCCGGCCACGATCGACGTGAGCAAGGGCTTTGCGCCGCGCTCGGAACAAACCATCAAACTGTACTTTGCATTAGACCAGCTCACGGCGTCTGGCTACCATATCGCCATCTTTTACCCTTAA
- a CDS encoding carbohydrate kinase family protein — MTKTSLICGSLATDTIMQFPGRFGESLLADQLHKVNVSFLVPTMRTEFGGCSGNIAYSLKMLGGDPRIVGVMGQDSAAYLERLQKLGISTANILIKADSYNAQCFVTADADNNQINAFHPGAMSFAHENPIANAGPAKVAIISPDGDQGMLKHAADLAELGIPFMFDPGQQLPRFNGEQLIDFINKATYVSANDYEMEMLMERTGLTLPDIASRLEALIVTRGEKGSEIYTDGKRIDIPVVAAKEVLDPTGCGDAYRAGLLFGITNDLGWETSGRLASLLGAIKIATQGAQNHVFTPESIADQFEAAFAYRY; from the coding sequence ATGACCAAAACATCGCTGATCTGCGGCTCGCTTGCCACCGACACCATCATGCAATTCCCTGGCCGCTTCGGCGAATCCCTGCTGGCCGACCAGTTGCACAAGGTGAACGTCTCCTTCCTCGTGCCTACCATGCGCACGGAGTTCGGCGGCTGCTCGGGCAATATCGCCTACAGCCTGAAAATGCTGGGCGGCGACCCGCGCATCGTCGGCGTCATGGGGCAAGACAGCGCCGCCTACCTGGAACGCCTGCAAAAGCTGGGCATTTCCACCGCCAACATCCTGATCAAGGCCGACAGCTACAACGCGCAGTGCTTCGTCACGGCCGACGCGGACAATAACCAGATCAATGCCTTCCACCCGGGCGCCATGTCGTTTGCGCATGAAAACCCGATCGCCAATGCCGGCCCGGCCAAGGTCGCCATCATTTCGCCGGACGGCGATCAGGGCATGCTCAAGCACGCCGCCGACCTGGCCGAGCTGGGCATCCCCTTCATGTTCGATCCGGGCCAGCAGTTGCCACGTTTCAATGGCGAACAGTTGATCGACTTCATCAACAAAGCCACGTATGTGTCGGCCAACGATTATGAAATGGAAATGTTGATGGAACGCACGGGATTGACCCTGCCGGACATCGCCAGCCGCCTGGAAGCGCTGATCGTCACGCGTGGCGAAAAAGGGTCGGAAATCTATACGGACGGCAAGCGCATCGACATTCCTGTCGTGGCCGCCAAGGAAGTGCTGGACCCGACCGGTTGCGGCGACGCCTACCGTGCCGGCTTGCTGTTCGGCATCACCAACGACCTGGGCTGGGAAACCAGCGGCCGTCTGGCCAGCCTGCTGGGCGCCATCAAGATTGCCACCCAGGGCGCGCAAAACCATGTGTTTACGCCAGAGAGCATCGCCGATCAGTTCGAAGCGGCGTTTGCTTACCGCTATTAA
- a CDS encoding YggT family protein, translated as MLIVILTLIVDTIATLLGGVLLLRFWMQAVRVRPPSSVAQFTFQLSDWLVRPLRRVVPGVGGYDWASLIGAFLIVLLASSVLFITGAPVEVVLLKSLQRFLQWILYGFMALLIIEAIFSWVNPHAPLAPFVRALNEPLLRPIRKVVPLVGSLDLSLLVALILLQIAQVLVGMIIVLR; from the coding sequence GTGCTGATCGTTATCCTTACATTGATCGTTGATACCATCGCCACCTTGCTGGGCGGCGTGTTGCTGCTGCGCTTCTGGATGCAGGCGGTGCGCGTGCGGCCGCCCTCGTCGGTGGCGCAATTCACGTTTCAATTGTCCGACTGGCTGGTGCGCCCCCTGCGCCGCGTGGTGCCGGGCGTGGGCGGGTATGACTGGGCCAGCCTGATCGGCGCCTTCCTGATCGTTCTGCTGGCCAGCTCGGTGCTGTTTATTACCGGCGCTCCCGTCGAAGTGGTGCTGCTCAAGTCGCTGCAACGCTTCCTGCAATGGATACTCTACGGTTTCATGGCCTTGCTGATCATCGAAGCCATCTTCAGCTGGGTCAACCCGCATGCGCCGCTGGCGCCGTTTGTACGCGCCCTGAACGAGCCGCTGCTGCGTCCGATCCGCAAGGTGGTGCCGCTGGTCGGCAGCCTGGATTTGTCTTTGCTGGTGGCTTTGATCCTGCTGCAGATTGCGCAAGTGCTGGTGGGGATGATTATTGTGCTGCGATGA
- a CDS encoding ribonucleotide-diphosphate reductase subunit beta yields the protein MSLSWDDETTSAAVPRSAQQAPLGNTELNLPAGAEPSEANAEQVARRVNADDKRIINGKTDVNQLVPFKYKWAWDKYLAGCANHWMPQEVNMQRDIELWKNPNGLTDDERRLVKRNLGFFVTADSLAANNIVLGTYRHITAPECRQYLLRQAFEEAIHTHAYQYIVESLGLDEGEIFNAYNEVKSIRDKDEFLIPFINTLTDPAFVTGTVENDQKLLKSLIVFACLMEGLFFYVGFTQILALGRQNKMMGAAEQYQYILRDESMHCNFGIDLINTIKMENPQLWTAEFREEIKVLFMQAVELEYAYAEDTMPRGVLGLNAPMFKGYLRFIANRRAQQIGIEPLFAQEENPFPWMSEMIDMKKERNFFETRVTEYQTGGALNWE from the coding sequence ATGTCGTTGTCATGGGATGATGAAACCACGTCGGCAGCTGTGCCGCGTTCGGCGCAGCAAGCGCCACTGGGTAATACCGAATTGAACCTGCCGGCAGGTGCCGAGCCGTCCGAAGCGAACGCCGAGCAAGTGGCGCGCCGCGTGAATGCCGACGACAAGCGCATCATCAACGGCAAGACGGACGTCAACCAGCTGGTGCCGTTCAAGTACAAATGGGCGTGGGACAAATACCTGGCCGGTTGCGCCAACCACTGGATGCCGCAGGAAGTGAACATGCAGCGCGATATCGAGCTGTGGAAAAACCCGAACGGCCTGACGGACGACGAGCGCCGCCTGGTCAAGCGCAACCTGGGCTTCTTCGTGACGGCCGACTCGCTGGCCGCCAACAACATCGTGCTGGGCACCTACCGCCACATCACGGCGCCGGAATGCCGCCAGTACCTGCTGCGCCAGGCGTTCGAGGAAGCGATCCACACGCACGCCTACCAGTACATCGTCGAATCGCTGGGCCTGGACGAAGGCGAGATCTTCAACGCCTATAACGAAGTCAAGTCGATCCGCGACAAGGATGAATTCCTGATCCCGTTCATCAACACGCTGACCGACCCGGCGTTCGTCACCGGCACGGTGGAAAACGACCAGAAGCTGTTGAAATCCCTGATCGTATTCGCCTGCCTGATGGAAGGCCTGTTCTTCTACGTCGGCTTCACGCAGATCCTGGCGCTGGGCCGCCAGAACAAGATGATGGGCGCGGCGGAGCAGTATCAGTACATCCTGCGCGACGAATCGATGCACTGCAACTTCGGCATCGACTTGATCAACACGATCAAGATGGAAAACCCGCAGCTGTGGACGGCCGAATTCCGCGAAGAGATTAAAGTGTTGTTCATGCAGGCCGTGGAACTGGAATACGCATACGCGGAAGACACCATGCCGCGCGGCGTGCTGGGTCTGAACGCGCCGATGTTCAAGGGCTATTTGCGCTTCATCGCCAACCGCCGCGCGCAGCAGATCGGCATCGAGCCGCTGTTCGCCCAGGAAGAAAATCCATTCCCGTGGATGAGCGAAATGATCGACATGAAGAAGGAACGTAACTTCTTCGAGACGCGCGTGACCGAGTATCAAACGGGGGGTGCGCTGAACTGGGAGTAA